In Dysidea avara chromosome 3, odDysAvar1.4, whole genome shotgun sequence, a single window of DNA contains:
- the LOC136249660 gene encoding hydroxymethylglutaryl-CoA lyase, mitochondrial-like: MRTVLSHSALPSAVRCASIRATQEVKLTNFRLAGMMIRTLRAGGWCVKRYQRKMTSRFISDQWPKHVKIVEVGPRDGLQNEKEVIPTDVKVGLIDRLSESGLCAIEVTSFVSPKWVPQMADNSEVCQRIKRHNGVSYSALTPNLKGFQSAVDASVSEVAIFGAASETFSNKNINCSISESLDRFEAVCNAAVAKQIPVRGYVSCVLGCPYEGQISPEAVAKVAARLKQMGCYEISLGDTIGVGTPGTMEAMLKEVTKVVPTESLAIHCHDTYGQALANILTALRMGVSVVDASVAGLGGCPYAPGASGNVATEDVVYMLNGMGINTGINLEKLMDASLFICNYLNRRPASKVVQALQCNKL, from the exons ATGCGGACAGTTCTGTCCCACTCTGCTCTGCCATCCGCCGTGCGATGCGCGTCTATTAGAGCAACACAGGAAGTAAAACTGACAAATTTCCGGTTGGCAGGGATGATGATAAGAACGTTACGTGCCGGTGGATGGTGTGTTAAACGATATCAA CGTAAAATGACGTCACGATTTATCTCTGACCAGTGGCcaaaacatgtgaaaatagTTGAGGTTGGACCACGTGATGGACTCCAGAATGAGAAG GAAGTTATCCCAACTGATGTCAAGGTGGGGTTGATTGATCGATTGTCTGAGTCAGGATTGTGTGCCATTGAAGTCACTAGTTTTGTATCTCCCAAGTGGGTCCCTCAG ATGGCTGATAATTCTGAGGTTTGTCAGCGTATAAAGCGACACAATGGTGTATCCTATTCTGCACTGACTCCTAACTTGAAGGGATTTCAGTCTGCT GTTGATGCAAGTGTTTCGGAAGTTGCAATATTTGGTGCTGCCTCAGAAACTTTTAGCAA CAAGAACATCAACTGTAGCATTAGTGAAAGTTTGGATAGGTTTGAGGCAGTCTGTAATGCAGCCGTTGCCAAACAGATTCCAGTTAGAGG ATATGTCTCTTGTGTTCTTGGCTGTCCTTATGAAGGCCAAATATCACCAGAGGCTGTTGCTAAG GTAGCTGCACGACTGAAGCAGATGGGTTGTTATGAGATATCATTAGGAGATACAATTGGGGTTGGTACACCAGGCACAATGGAGGCCATGCTAAAGGAGGTCACTAAAGTTGTGCCCACTGAATCACTCGCCATCCACTGTCATGACACGTACGGACAAGCACTTGCCAACATCTTAACAGCATTGAGA ATGGGTGTTTCTGTTGTTGATGCATCTGTTGCTGGATTAGGGGGATGCCCCTATGCCCCAGGGGCATCGGGTAATGTTGCTACAGAAGATGTCGTCTACATGCTTAATGGAATGGGCATTAATACG GGAATCAACTTAGAAAAATTAATGGAtgctagtttatttatttgtaattattTAAATAGGAGACCTGCTTCTAAAGTGGTCCAGGCATTGCAGTGCAATAAATTGTAA